cattacatttgagagagagtaatatgaatgttaaagggttaagtttTCAGTTCATTGATGTTTAATTTGTCAATACATTCGTGTTTAAACATAAACATGCATCACGGCACTGATAACATAATGTTTAGGTAGATTGTCAGTACACTTCTCATGGAAGTTGACTCCAAATCGAGAACAAATTTCCCCCCTAGGCTGTGCGAGATAACATTGCACATGTCGGCTCTGAGACAGTGCACTGTCCTGTGTCCCACATAAATTCACAAAcatcatgctggtggcacgtaaaaaatacccactacactctcggagtggttggtgttaggaagggcatccagctgtagaaactgccagatcaagattggagcctggtgcagccatctggttcgccagacctcagtcaaatcgtccaacccattctagcatggaaagtggacgttaaatgacgacgatgatgatgatgatgatgtcatgtgGGCCTGACCACTAGGCTTGAACATGCCCACTGGGTTACAGAAAAAAGTGAAGTGACAGTACACTAGTGTctaaattgttagcacactagtGGTTACATTGTAAGCACTTTGTTGTCACAGTTATTAGTTCACTAGTGTTTAGGTTATCAACATGTGTTTAGATTCTCAATTGACCTGTGTTTAAGTAGGCAACTTTAAATGTTTAAGAAGCCAGTACATTTGTGTTTAGGCCAACAGGACTGGTCTCTAGTTTATTGGCATGCTAATGTTTAGGCTGTCGAGACACAATATTTAGGTTATCAGTTGACCAGTGTTTAAGTAGTTATAATATTAGCATTCAATTTGTTGGCATGGTAACATTTAGGCTGTCATCTAACATCTCAGAtgcaagagataaaaaaaaatgaatgtacaACGGCTAGAAAAAAGATCCAagaagatttaaaagaaaatctttattcatatatatatattttttttgtcagATGAAGAAATAGTTTGATACATGTATTTAGTTACATAGATTGCTTTTTATGGGAcattacaaacaaaacacattttaTTATTGCCTTGATTTATAGCTTTGCATTGAAGGTTTTGGAAAATTTGGTGCGTTCTTTAGAAAATTTCACATGGAGTTTTATGAACTTTGGGAAATTTTGAAATGGTCAAGCTTGAGAATGTGAGATGAGAGATGTCCTTGATGAACAGATTGGTGTACTGGGAGGATGGTAGAGGTTTTCCAGAGGAATATGGGACAGAGGCTCCATTCTGTCATGACCGAATGgttcttcatattcttttcttttccggaAGCGCTTGGCAACTGCAATGAAGCAGATGACTGTAAGTGTGACGCTAATTGCCACAATAATTCCCATCACCACCTTGACATCTACAATCTTGGTAATTCCAGATTTGTCTCCTTCAAGTTTTGTCGTTACATTTATACAATGAAGTTTTAGCAGTTCTGAGTTGATTTGGTATAAAATACACAACTCATACATGGTGTGTGGCTTCAATCCCGTTATTGTGCAACGATGCATGCGTGATTTCAGGTAAATAACATTGTATTCACTGTCTTTGACACTTTCCTTGTAGTGGATTTGATATTTGTCCAGTAGCATGAGTGACTCACTTCCATTGAGAATAATTGTGATGTACGTATTGGAAGTCTTGCCAGTTATAATGTTTAGCCGACCTGATAAGACTTCGACTGACGCAGATCTTGTGTCATTACCCTTGATATTTTCCGCAACACATTTGTAACTCCCTGAATTGTTGAGACGTGCAAATCGGACGTAGTATAGACCATTATTGATTTCAGTTTGTTTTTCCGGATTAGTTTGGTTCTTTTTGGCTCCTTTGCCCACTAACCAATGGATTTGTGGCAGGGGTACACCAATGGCTAAACATTCTAGTGAAATTGGTTCCCCTAtagaagtttcaaagtgttttggAAATGAAGGAAGTGTTGTCGGAGGACAGGATTCTGGGATTTCATTCACACGGATCTTACTCAGCAGCGTTTTGTTGTTTGAGAAATCACAGATGATTTTGTTAGCATCATGGAACTCTATTCTGCTTTTGTTACCAGTGCTAGCTAGTTCCTTTAAGATCCAGTGGATATTACAGTCACACCTCAGTGGGTTGTGATACAAGTGAATGTTAGTGCAATTTGGAAGGCTTGCTTTTAGCGTGTAAGGTAGTGCCCACAACTTGTTATTGTGCAGATAGAGTTTCTGGAGATTCGGCACCTGGCTGAAGGCAGTTGGATGGATGAAGAGCAAATTTTTATTATCATGCATTTGCAGGATAGTCAGTTTTGGCAGGTGGTGGAATGAATTGTTTTGAATACTTTTCAGAAGGGGTAAAAAACTTAGTGATATCTCACTTATGTTGAGATGGTGAAATTCCTCTGACTTTACCGTTTCAAAAGAGTTTGCGTCTAATATCAAAATATCCAGGCTGGGCAAAGGCCTTACCTCCTGTGAAGGGATATTAGTAAGTCGGTTATTGGACAGATTTAACACACACAGTTTACTCAACCCTCGGAAAGCATTTACTTCTATCACTCTGATTTGGTTGCCAGTTAAATTAAGGGTTGAAAGAAGTGGCAACTCCCTGAATACATCATCGGTCAGCTTTCTCAGATCATTCTTCGATAAAAGGAGCTCACTAACAGATTTGATTCTCTGAAACCAGTCAGGGTTCACTGATGTTAATCCGTTACCTTCTAAATTTAAGACTTGAAGATTATTCAATCCTCCAAATGCATCTTTTCCAATTGAATGCAGCCGGTTATAAGACAAGTCTAATACCCTAAGGTTTTTCAGTCCTGTGAAAGCACCATCCTGCAaagtttttaataaattattatgtaAATTTAATACTTCAAGTAATCCATAAAGGAAGAACTGCCAGTGACTCTTAAATTTACTAATCTGGCTGGAGGAGAGATcaagaattttcagatttttcaggTGAGGTAATTCTTGGacaattttaaatttgtttttggaCAATAGAAAAGCTTCTGCTAAGTTATTGGAGATATTTGGCATTGAAACCAAATTGCTGTTACTGCAGTTAATTGTTTTTAGATTCTTATAGTTGGCATAAGAAACCACATCACATGTGcagtttgttgcacaatgtgttgTCCATGGATTTCTTAGTGGATTATCTCGGATTGGCTGCGGATTGGGTGCCAGCACTTGGTTGCTGGTAATGTTGTCTCTATTGCTCTTAATTCCATGGACAGAATTGATAATGGTAATGAGTGAGAGCACACCTAACAGACTGTATACAGGTGACCTCATTCTTCATTCTATGCTGACTTGAATTGAATGATAAAACCATAAATCGGACAGTGTTGCATGCTGCTATTCTTTGGATTACTGCTTCACACCAGGCGAGAGATTTTCTCTTGTGCAGCCATCATCTCTTGTAACcatagaatatctgaaataaacacaaataatagaaatcagtaaagaaatatagatttacactgatataaatatttaatacccTGTACACTATACACCCTGTATACAACATACACTTAACTGAATCTTTCAAACAACATTCATATAATCCAATACTCTTTTCTAGTAACTGTATCCAAGACTTGAGTTAtccaatatattgaatatatatttttcagtgaagagagatttggctgttatatttAGCAAGTTGAGCAACGCGTTTGCAAAAAAAACATATCCCATAAGGCAACATAAAACACAAACCCAATAACACAGTAAAAGCCAACCTGATAGAAACCAGAGATAACTTCAAACACTACACCAATACCACATAACCGaatgaaacacatgtacacatgtggagaaaataaataaaataatgataatgaaacaaacccaggtgtggctgtgtggtaagaagcttgcttaccaaccacatggttccgggttcagtcccactgtgtggtacctttggcaagtgtttcctactatagccttgggctaaccaaagccttgtgagtggatttggcagacagaaactgaaagaagcccattgtatgtatgtatgtataatatatatatatatatatatatagtaggcgcaggagtggctgtgtggtaagtagcttgcttaccaaccacatggttctgggttcagtcccactgtgtggcaccttgggcaagtgtcttctcctatagcctcgggccgaccaatgccttgtgagtggatttggtagatggaaactgaaagaagcctgttgtaaatatgtatatatatgtgtgtgtgtgtgtgtgtgtgtgtgtgtttgtgtgtctgtgtttgtctccccaacattgcttgacaactgatgctggtgtgtttatgtcctcataacttagtggttcggcaaaagagaccgatggaataaggggtcgatttgctcgactaaaggtggtgctccagcatggccgcagtcaaatgactgaaacaactaaaagagtaaaagagagtaacagagACAATGATACATACAACATAGCCTAACTAGTACCGTAACACTGTACATACTAACAGCATGATCTAATTTTGACTGTGACATGGGTACATACTGACAACGTGACCTAACATTGTGACACAATTACATTCTGACATGATGTAACAAGGGGACAATGGTACATATTGACAACATAATGTAACATAGAGATAATAGTATATTCTTGCAACACAGCCTGACTGACACAGAAAGGCTGTACATATGACAGTATGACCTAACATTGTGACAtgggtacatcatcatcatcatttagcgtccgttttccatgctagcatgggttggacggtttaactggggtctgtgaagccagaaggctgcatcaggcccagtctaatctggcagtgtttctacagctggatgcccttcctaacgccaaccactccgtgagtgtagtgggtgctttttacgtgccacctgcacaggtgccagacagagctggcaaacggccacgaacggatggtgcttttacgtgccaccggaacgggggccaggcgaggctggcaacggacatgaacggatggtgcgaggctggcaatggacacgagcggatggtgcaaggctggcaacggacacgaacggatggtgtttttacgtgcatACTGACATTATCTAACATGGcgacacatacatactaacataagACTAACAGTGATACATACTAGCAGCATTACCTTAGTGACACTGGTACATATGACAGTTGGATATCTAACACAATATAGATAGCATATGGCTCACACTATTAAtgagatttactcttttacttgtttcagtcatttgactgcggccatgctggagcaccgcttttagtcgagcaaatcgaccccaggacttattctttggaggcctagtacttattctatcagtctcttttgccgaaccgctaagttacggagacataaacacaccaccatcggttgacaagcgatgttggggggacaaacacataaacatatacacacacacacatatatatatatgatgggcttctttcagtttccgtctaccaaatccactcacaaggctttggtcggcctgaggctctaatagaaggcacttgcacaaggtgccacgcagtgggactgaactcagaa
This DNA window, taken from Octopus sinensis linkage group LG4, ASM634580v1, whole genome shotgun sequence, encodes the following:
- the LOC115210381 gene encoding leucine-rich repeat neuronal protein 1, with the translated sequence MRSPVYSLLGVLSLITIINSVHGIKSNRDNITSNQVLAPNPQPIRDNPLRNPWTTHCATNCTCDVVSYANYKNLKTINCSNSNLVSMPNISNNLAEAFLLSKNKFKIVQELPHLKNLKILDLSSSQISKFKSHWQFFLYGLLEVLNLHNNLLKTLQDGAFTGLKNLRVLDLSYNRLHSIGKDAFGGLNNLQVLNLEGNGLTSVNPDWFQRIKSVSELLLSKNDLRKLTDDVFRELPLLSTLNLTGNQIRVIEVNAFRGLSKLCVLNLSNNRLTNIPSQEVRPLPSLDILILDANSFETVKSEEFHHLNISEISLSFLPLLKSIQNNSFHHLPKLTILQMHDNKNLLFIHPTAFSQVPNLQKLYLHNNKLWALPYTLKASLPNCTNIHLYHNPLRCDCNIHWILKELASTGNKSRIEFHDANKIICDFSNNKTLLSKIRVNEIPESCPPTTLPSFPKHFETSIGEPISLECLAIGVPLPQIHWLVGKGAKKNQTNPEKQTEINNGLYYVRFARLNNSGSYKCVAENIKGNDTRSASVEVLSGRLNIITGKTSNTYITIILNGSESLMLLDKYQIHYKESVKDSEYNVIYLKSRMHRCTITGLKPHTMYELCILYQINSELLKLHCINVTTKLEGDKSGITKIVDVKVVMGIIVAISVTLTVICFIAVAKRFRKRKEYEEPFGHDRMEPLSHIPLENLYHPPSTPICSSRTSLISHSQA